In Arthrobacter sp. Marseille-P9274, the sequence CTCAGTCCCTGTGTTGTCCCTGCACACTAACGGCGACGGCGCCGGGACCACGGCGGACGACCAGGCCTACGCGTCGGTGGTCCGCTCGACCGGCTCCTCGCCGCTGCTACGCCAACTGTTCGTTTCGGCTGATGGCCACTGCACCTTCACCCCGGCCGAAGAAATCGCTTCCCTTCAGGTACTCTTCGAGCGGATAGAAGACGGCCGCTGGGGCGCCACGTCCCCGCAGGCCCTCTCCTCCGTGGCCGCCGAGGTGAAGGCCCGTTCGGAGCTGGACCTGGGCGCGTCCCGTTTCACCCAAGTCTCCACGGCCGGCACGCCCGCCCGCATGTGGGATGCACGGGACTGGGGAAGCTACAGCCGGTAAGACTGGCGGTAAGGCCCGGCGCCAAGCCGGCAATGGCGTTGTTGCTGCCCCGAAGTCTGTGGCGGCAACAACGCCTCCTCCGTTATAGGCAATGCCTGTCCAATCGCTCGGGAGGGGCTGCCCGCCGTCGTCGCTGCCTTACTGCTGCGGGAGCAGCGCTGCCATGTCCGGCTTCTCGTCGATCAGGCCATCTTTGAGGGAAATGTCGGCGATGGCCTCGAGGGAGTCCGTGTTTACCTCCTGGGCGAACTTCGGCAGGGTGAGCTGCTCGATGATGGCGGGGTCCAGCTGGGTGTAGGTCGGCAGGATCCCGCGGACCTTGTCCGGATTGGCGTCGGCGAAGGCCTGCGACTCCTTCATGGCGGCAGTAAAGGCCTCGGTTTCCCCGGACTTCTGCTGGGCGATCTGGTCCGAGGTGAAGTAGACGGCCACGGTGAGGTCGTCCACGGGATGCGCATAGTTGGAGAAGACGGGGGTGGCGCCGTCGCCCTTGGCCATCGTCACGAAGGGCTCGACGGCGGCGATGGCGTCCACGTTGTCCTGCTCCAGGGCTGCGCACATGTCCGGGAAGGGCATCTCCACGTAGTCGATGCTGGCGGCGTCTCCCCCGGCTTCTTGCACGGCCGCGCTGATGGTGGAGTCGGAGATATTGTTGAGCGTGTTGACCGCAATGCTCTTGCCGGCCAGGTCCGCGATCTCCTTGATGCCGCTCTCCGGCTTGACCATCACGGCGGCGAAGTCCGCATCCTGGTCGCCGGTGGAGGAGGAGCCGCTGGCGAGGATCTGCAGCGGCAATCCCTTGGACCGGGCGATGATCAGCGACGTTACGTTGCTGAAGCCGAAGTCCATCTGTCCGCTGGTGATGGCCGGGACGATGGCGGCACCGCCCTGGGCAGGCGTGAGTTCGACGTCGAGCCCGTGCTTTTCGAAAATGCCCTCCTGCACGCCGAGGTAGATCGGGGCGACGTCAACGATGGGGATGACACCGACGGTGACGGGTGTGAGGTTCCCGCTGGCCCCGGAAGACGCAGCCGCCCCCTCCCCGCCCGAGGGGCTTCCCCCGCCGCAAGCGGTCAAAGCAAGGACCGCCGTCATCGCCAGAGCCGCACC encodes:
- a CDS encoding ABC transporter substrate-binding protein; the protein is MKKLGAALAMTAVLALTACGGGSPSGGEGAAASSGASGNLTPVTVGVIPIVDVAPIYLGVQEGIFEKHGLDVELTPAQGGAAIVPAITSGQMDFGFSNVTSLIIARSKGLPLQILASGSSSTGDQDADFAAVMVKPESGIKEIADLAGKSIAVNTLNNISDSTISAAVQEAGGDAASIDYVEMPFPDMCAALEQDNVDAIAAVEPFVTMAKGDGATPVFSNYAHPVDDLTVAVYFTSDQIAQQKSGETEAFTAAMKESQAFADANPDKVRGILPTYTQLDPAIIEQLTLPKFAQEVNTDSLEAIADISLKDGLIDEKPDMAALLPQQ